The Phaeodactylum tricornutum CCAP 1055/1 chromosome 8, whole genome shotgun sequence DNA segment AGAAAACAGTCAACGAACGTTTGTCAAACCATTTGAACACCGCATGTCCATATCGGAGTTTCGTTCTTGTTTGCGAGCAACTCGATCTGGGACGACACCATCGCTAGAGCAAATCAAAAATCGTATATTTCAGTCCACGGCCGACGTATCATGCACTGTTTCTGAGGAAGCATTCAATCACGGTCTTCCGACGGAAGCCGTTTACTACTATTCTCGTCAAAACGATTGCTTGCGGAGCGAGCTGTACTCGTTGTGGCAAAAAAAGCTCTTTCCGGAGAATTTTGTATGGGCATCCGAGGCCTTTGGTGTGCCCGAACCGGAGGCTGTCAACCTTTGGTTGGGCAACGAGCAAGCAGTTTCTTCGATGCACAAGGATCACTACGAAAATTTATTCTACGTCCTATCGGGCGAGAAAGTTTTCACTCTTTGTCCTCCAGCTGATGCACCATTCTTATACGAACAGAATTGTTCGAGTGGATGCTTTCAGTACAGCGCGACCGAAGGCTGGACGATAAGCTCCGATGTTCATCAAGACGGAACAACATTGAAGATCCCTTGGATTTCTGCCGACGTGgtcgagaaagagaaatcGGAGGTTCTTGATGAGTTTCCACTTTTGACTTATACGCACCCTTTGGAAGTGCACATTCGAGCTGGCGATCTCTTGTATTTACCGGCTTTGTGGTTTCACAGAGTTACGCAATCCTGCGAGACCGTTGGCATAAACTACTGGTACGATATGAAATTTGATTCACCTTCTTGGTGTTATTTTCATTTTTTGCAATCCCTCATACCCAACGAGGCCATCCAAGGCTGACACGAGGAAGAAAGGGAAAAGCTGCAACCTCGACTCTCTTTCTGTAAATGCTATGTTAAAAAAACATTTACCATTGGTGCAATTTGGTCTTTAGAGTCAGTGGAGTGGATTTATTGTCAGATACTGCACCAACTTTTTCCGTCCGTCAAAACGTATTGCCCTTTGTAAACTCTCTATTCATGGAATATCTTACAGTAGAGATTGACCGTTTCTTCCTTGCATATAGTTCGTTTTTGTTGACTGTTCATCTCATTCTGATTGAAATCGTCTTGTCGTCTTTGATTGGAACTCCTAAAAGGAGGTGCTCAAGATTTCTTTCCGCGTGCCGCAGAATCAACCCATCTATGTCCCTGTGTAGAACCAACTAGTTGATAGAGTACCTAAGCTGTCCTTGAAGAGAGTCGCATTGTCTtacttctttttgttcacCAAAAGGTAGCTATTGGGTTGCACACTGAAACGCATGATTATCTCTCCCAAGTCGACAAAGCCTTTATCAGACTGATCGCCGAAAACGACTTCACCCCATGGCATGGCATTTTCGTCGCTCTACAATCTTGCTGAATCGTCGATTTTCAACATCTACAAATACTGTCCCGGTTCGAGTTTGTGGCAACTCAGCAAGTACGAACATCTACTGATTGGTTGTATTCCAGGGCATTCGCTACCTTAGCAACCATTGAATTCTCAATCACTTGGATCATGACCCGTCCTTGCGATCGACTGGATTCGAACAGGCTTTCTCCACATCGAAAAACGACCGAAGGCCGAGTCAACGGCACATGCGATTGCCATCTCGAAGGTTTGAATTGCGGTAAGAGGCATCGATCAGCATAAACGATGACTGATCTTTGTGGAGGTGGCATAGCGCTACCTTCTGGCAGCCGCCTTGAACATTTCATACAAAATGAAATCTCCTGAATATCTCTGATAGAGTGCAAGGGCAAATGCCGTAGTTTATTTGCAATGTTTTGTGCGTCGATATTTGCTGGCGAAGTCGGCACGTCcgtctgacagtgagtagtCTCCGTTGCAGGATAGGTGTTCGCACCTAATCTCAATGGGGTCACGCTGTTATCATCCAAATGCATCTTGACACTTGAATGCCACTTCCCTTAGCTCAAGAGCGACTTTAAAAGCCCGAGCTAGACGGGATTTAACAGCGAGAATCCCTCCAGCATATTCCACCGTATGATATGTGTAAACACTACCGGAATTCGGAGACAAACCGCGCACCTAGACCATTTGCTATTCGTTGGAGTCCGAGTTGCCAGACATCAATGCGGACAGCCTGTAAGTATACACAAGAAAGGGAGGTCATTGAGTACCATCCTCACCTGAGCGCCAATATTGCATTAATGCCCCCCGATTCAGCCATCCGATCTTCTGTCGCGAATGTAACAATGCGTATCTACCGTTTTCCACCAAGTCATCGGTACAACACCGGCAGCTGGAAGGGACAAGATAGAGCGGCTTTGGTGAGCTTTTTCCGCAACATCGATGCAAGCCCACTTTTTGCAGTGGAGTTGTGAGCGATGTCGATCCCTCCCCGGTAATCTGCATAAGCAAGAAGTTCCTTCAAAAATTTTCTCGATATCAGTAAGCTAGCCACGGTGCTATCCGTTGACGATTGTAGCTGCCAGCAGATCAATTGGTAGTATAGTAGTAGTATCGCTGTCGCATTCAGATTTCGGCCACGTCGAAATTTCCATAATCTTCTGAATGAAGCACTTCCATTCGATGGTCTTCGACGGATTACCGGTAGAAGTCCCACAAAGCAGATTATTTACATCGCATTTGCACCACCTGTAAAGACAACTTTCTACATGCATATGTCATGGCAGTAGAGGAACTTTCGTCCTACTACTTGTGAGTACAGCTTCCTCGGAATAAAAACTTTCGTCTCGCATATTTCATTTGACCCGAGAGTAGTGGCTCTGCCATACTCGATTTTAATTGAGACCTCCCTTGGGATCGGCTGGTCACACCGTCGTATACTGCGCAGAAACCAGACCTTCTGCTCTTCCACATGGATGGCTCGAAACGTGGATCAATGATCATAGAGATCCAACGTTTTGCCGTCTCGTTTTTCGCTAACAAGTGCCGACATCTCACTTCGTGGATCGGCAAAGCTCCAGATTAAAAATCCACCACACAGCGGCAGACGGTCAAGAAGCGTACCTGTAACGCACTAGAATGGAGACCCCCGTCAGAGAAAAAATGCAGAGCGATCAGACTGCATGAAGTCGCAGACTTACTAATGCAAACCGAGTCTCCAATTTCGCGATCACAAATCTCCTAGAAACTTCATGAGACAACTGACAGGGGAAAAGGGTATTCGATGAGACACGATGTGAATTTGGTGGTTGGACGCCCACTCGTCGTCAAACCAaaatttgtttgctttgcCTCAACATTTTGATATACAAGCTTCACAAGCTGCTTAGGTGGGAGTCGTCCCTTTCGAAATGACAAACATCAAGGCTAGACAGGCCCTCACTATCATTCGCCAAAATACAAATCAAGCTCTCTTCGAAAATAGAAGCTTTGACTTTTCAACAGAAACGGAAGTGTCTTGAGTGTCACTTAAGGTGAAAGCAACAGAGGAAACAAGTCGTAAGAAATGGCATCACGGGAAACGCAAAAGAAACAGGCAACTGCAGGAAGAATCCCATGTTGGCCGACCTTTCTAAAATGAATGTTCGACAGGCATTGCACTACTGCAGCAAATTTGGTGTTTGTGAAATCATAAAACGTGAATACCCAGGACTGGATCAAGTTCGGTGGTTGCTCCTCCAACCTGTGTTTGAAGGCTCAACAAAGACTCCGGCGTACCAAAGGCGGAGGCATCCGTTTAAAAAAAAGAAAGTCAGTAAAAGTAACCATTTAAGCACAGCCAGAATTGCTCACCAGCCATGACGGAGCAGCAAGATGTCGACCTTCAGCGAATCTCATGCTATAGATAACAAAAAAGAATTCGATCGCACTACCCAATGTGTCCAAAAACGCTGTAAGGAACGGCAATGACACGTTTAGCTCGTTCTACACAAGAATCGACTTACAGGGGAGCTTACAATTTTTGATCGACAAGAAAGTGAGCTCAAGGTGATCCGAGGGAATGATGACGGTGATCAAAGGTCGTACCTGAAATGAACCCATGAAGATATGCTCCGAGGAAAGGCTGCAACAATGCAGTGAATTAATAGTTTCCAGGAAGGTCCGCATAACCACTTGCGCCATGTGCTCAATGTCGTATTACAATTGAACGTTCAACAAGTCAGCATCTGTCAACATAAGGAAGCTAAGGGCTCATTAAGCAAACTAAATCTATCGTGATCGTACTTTCAAGGTTCCGCTTGTAATAAAACTTCAGTCCAGAGGAGTGAGACATAGAATCCGGAAAATAGCCGACCTTCGTTGAGGGGCGGAGTTGGTATCCCCGGCGATTGCGAAGGAGAATTTCCCCGCAAGCGATTGTTGCATCGATAAACATGCTCGATGAAGGACACCTGAAAGTAACATGTCTTTTTCCACGGCGACTTCTGGGTAGACGAGGTAGCATCCGCCCTTAGCATTCTGACACAGAACGAAATGAAAACCTTGCACTTCATTGAGCAAGCGTTCTGTAGTTTGATTTTCTCCCTTTATGCCGACAAAATTGACAATTGAAATGAGCATTCTTGTCAGCAgcaattttcttttttcccCAGTCATACACAATGTTCTGTTATATCTAATAGACAATCAAACGGAAGAATCGAACTTGAAACGCAAATTTGAAGAGTCTTCGATTGCGGCCACCATTTCAATTATCTCGGATTGGCACCAAATTCCAAGCTGGAACATCCCGACATCGACTTGTGCAAG contains these protein-coding regions:
- a CDS encoding predicted protein — translated: MQKNEIGLIAPTPALDSLSEDVTFLWLSGQASIPVYDEVPSSLVFLRDHVALSRPCIIRNAVLDKSENKCPLHLTLDDLVDSDPTLSLVVDVTPDGQGDCLRLAQHQTLGCKHKENSQRTFVKPFEHRMSISEFRSCLRATRSGTTPSLEQIKNRIFQSTADVSCTVSEEAFNHGLPTEAVYYYSRQNDCLRSELYSLWQKKLFPENFVWASEAFGVPEPEAVNLWLGNEQAVSSMHKDHYENLFYVLSGEKVFTLCPPADAPFLYEQNCSSGCFQYSATEGWTISSDVHQDGTTLKIPWISADVVEKEKSEVLDEFPLLTYTHPLEVHIRAGDLLYLPALWFHRVTQSCETVGINYWYDMKFDSPSWCYFHFLQSLIPNEAIQG